A window from Flavobacterium sp. 83 encodes these proteins:
- a CDS encoding DUF6371 domain-containing protein, with the protein MKQYKYNLDKSSKKFICPKCNKKTFVKYLETETGNYLAEEFGRCDRETNCGYYSTPTGEFKNTFEVVNIPTPEPSFHSYNLVSQSGRNFKQNTFVQFLRTIFSDAQVKEVILKYLIGTSKLWEGATVFWQIDNNEKVRHGKIMLLNPYTGKRVKNNEGKGFINSVRNVLKLKDFNLNQCLYGLHLINETNTKTIALVESEKTAVLMSVFKPEYTWLSTGSKGGLKHEFLKPIKQYKIVAFPDKSEYKDWLDKATELNGFGFNIVVNDWLEQQSNYVDGTDLADVYINELKEAKLFKPDEVNYSETELNVHEVEQHTPEIWELIKTFDLVDYNHNEIRKIK; encoded by the coding sequence ATGAAACAATATAAATACAATTTAGATAAGAGCAGTAAGAAGTTTATTTGTCCTAAATGCAATAAAAAAACCTTTGTTAAATACTTAGAAACTGAAACAGGAAACTATTTAGCTGAAGAGTTCGGACGTTGTGACCGTGAAACAAATTGCGGTTATTATAGCACGCCCACAGGCGAATTTAAAAACACTTTTGAAGTTGTTAATATTCCTACACCCGAACCCAGTTTTCACAGTTACAATTTAGTAAGCCAAAGCGGACGTAATTTTAAACAAAATACGTTTGTTCAATTCTTAAGAACGATCTTTTCAGATGCTCAAGTAAAAGAAGTGATATTAAAATATTTAATAGGAACGTCTAAACTTTGGGAGGGTGCAACAGTATTTTGGCAAATTGATAACAATGAAAAAGTAAGGCACGGTAAAATAATGCTCTTAAATCCTTATACTGGAAAACGTGTAAAAAATAACGAGGGCAAAGGATTTATAAATAGTGTACGAAATGTTTTAAAATTAAAAGACTTTAATCTTAACCAATGTTTATATGGTTTGCACCTGATAAATGAAACCAATACAAAGACCATTGCATTAGTAGAAAGTGAGAAAACTGCCGTTTTAATGAGTGTTTTTAAGCCTGAATATACTTGGTTGTCCACGGGAAGTAAAGGAGGTTTAAAACACGAATTTTTAAAACCTATTAAGCAATATAAAATTGTTGCGTTCCCTGATAAAAGTGAATACAAAGACTGGTTAGACAAAGCCACCGAGTTAAACGGATTTGGTTTTAATATAGTGGTTAATGATTGGTTGGAGCAACAAAGTAACTATGTAGATGGAACAGATTTAGCAGACGTTTACATAAACGAATTAAAAGAAGCTAAGCTATTTAAACCCGATGAGGTTAACTATTCAGAAACCGAACTAAATGTTCACGAAGTAGAACAACACACGCCTGAAATTTGGGAACTGATAAAAACCTTTGATTTAGTAGATTATAATCATAATGAGATTAGAAAGATAAAATAA
- a CDS encoding DUF3987 domain-containing protein: protein MSNSNQPQAKGLNVLSTAIDTAMQSEVIASENPFPINAFPLRFKDLIIDLNKSLSFPIDYTGTAILTAMATIVGTSVKVRVKNNWFEYASIYSCLIGNAGANKTHPVNTIFSIIRDIDKFNHDNFVIQYKEYLEYQKLTKAEKLEVTKVFQPILTKSILTNFTPEVLNKRLNENLRGCTVLSDEMATFFEGMNNYSKGDQIGVYLSFWNNQPTTIDRIGDPIPLFIKNPYLSIIGGLQPRMLANVFPIQKLNNGFFQRFLFAFPDATLKQSINDNELNEIIFDRYKDFITAYYHSSGVEENDGFINSKIVSWTPEAKIFFYKWQNENCDLVNDYSNNIKGEIISKFDNHFIRLALLLQMMADPKSDFIQIEAVQGAKLLCEYYMNCSFKVLGIIQNPKEYLETLADNKKRFYYNLNERFTTAEAIEEGKAFDFQERRLKEFLKDTILFKRIKHGFYEKTIKPQQEK, encoded by the coding sequence ATGAGTAATAGTAACCAACCACAGGCGAAAGGTTTAAACGTATTAAGCACCGCTATTGATACCGCTATGCAAAGCGAAGTTATTGCAAGTGAAAATCCATTCCCTATAAATGCATTTCCTTTGCGTTTTAAAGACTTAATAATTGATTTGAATAAAAGTTTAAGTTTTCCTATTGACTATACAGGAACGGCAATACTAACGGCAATGGCTACCATTGTAGGTACAAGTGTAAAAGTAAGAGTCAAAAATAATTGGTTCGAATACGCTTCAATTTATAGTTGTTTGATTGGTAATGCTGGAGCAAATAAAACGCACCCAGTTAATACAATATTTTCAATAATTAGAGATATTGATAAATTCAATCACGATAATTTTGTAATACAATATAAAGAGTATTTAGAATATCAAAAACTAACAAAAGCGGAAAAATTAGAAGTTACCAAAGTGTTCCAGCCAATACTAACTAAAAGTATTTTAACCAATTTTACGCCTGAAGTTTTAAACAAACGGTTAAATGAAAATTTAAGAGGTTGCACGGTTTTAAGTGACGAAATGGCCACCTTTTTTGAGGGAATGAACAACTATTCAAAGGGAGACCAAATAGGCGTATATCTTTCATTTTGGAACAACCAACCAACAACAATTGACAGGATAGGCGATCCGATACCTTTGTTTATTAAAAATCCTTATTTGTCAATTATTGGCGGTTTACAACCTCGAATGTTAGCAAATGTATTTCCAATACAAAAACTTAATAATGGTTTTTTTCAAAGGTTTTTATTTGCGTTTCCTGATGCAACTTTAAAGCAATCCATAAACGATAATGAACTGAATGAAATAATCTTTGACCGCTATAAAGATTTTATTACAGCGTATTATCATAGTTCAGGAGTAGAAGAAAATGATGGCTTTATTAATAGTAAAATAGTAAGCTGGACACCTGAAGCCAAAATCTTTTTTTATAAATGGCAAAATGAAAATTGCGATTTAGTAAACGATTATAGCAATAATATTAAAGGCGAAATTATTTCAAAGTTTGACAATCATTTTATTCGTTTGGCTTTGTTACTTCAGATGATGGCAGACCCTAAAAGCGATTTTATACAAATTGAAGCCGTACAGGGTGCAAAGCTACTTTGTGAGTATTATATGAATTGTTCGTTTAAAGTTTTGGGAATTATTCAAAATCCAAAAGAGTATTTAGAAACATTGGCCGATAATAAAAAAAGATTTTATTACAATCTTAACGAAAGGTTTACAACCGCTGAAGCTATTGAAGAGGGTAAAGCTTTTGATTTTCAGGAAAGGCGATTAAAAGAGTTTTTAAAAGATACTATTCTATTTAAAAGAATTAAGCACGGCTTTTATGAAAAAACTATAAAACCCCAACAGGAAAAATAA
- a CDS encoding helix-turn-helix domain-containing protein, whose product MNTQIFLNGITLEQLAEAVVKLQQQPVALPQPENEFITRDEVCKLLNFNKTSLWKHTKSGKLKSYGIGNRVLYKKCEVLEAVKPINH is encoded by the coding sequence ATGAACACACAAATTTTCTTAAACGGCATTACATTAGAACAATTAGCCGAAGCGGTTGTTAAACTTCAACAACAACCCGTTGCACTACCTCAACCCGAAAACGAATTTATTACACGGGATGAGGTTTGTAAATTATTAAACTTCAACAAAACAAGTTTATGGAAACATACCAAAAGCGGTAAACTCAAAAGTTACGGCATTGGTAACCGTGTTTTATACAAAAAATGCGAAGTATTAGAAGCGGTTAAACCTATTAATCATTAA
- a CDS encoding phage integrase SAM-like domain-containing protein, protein MASVKCLLQSKSDNANIYVQFSISRTQVFKRKTGFIIDAKDWNGKAPIQKTQELKALKSKLDKLATFINDAHNDTVSTGIEFTGDWLQLQIDFYNKKTPVLELDVMTTYIQKYIDEAPYKQNAKKELGLSKGRIQNLKLFKSTVLKYEAEALKSKSILIRNINLKFVEQYKNWMFGKGYSTNYVGKNIANIRTICLDASKNDIETSTQIKNIKGISESREPEDIVFLSEDEQEAIKNAPLIREALINARKWLLLGCLIGQRGGDLLNITDKNIKELNGMKIIELKQQKTGKLVAIPLLPEAVEIIESGLPYKISLVHFNEHIKDVCLEAGLTEPTKGRKKTKYNKPTTKGVYPKHEVISSHICRRSFATNFYGRIPTPVLMNITAHGTERMFLSYIGKTTYDNAYQMLDYFSKLAPKEKTPPQMEVVHNTGTK, encoded by the coding sequence ATGGCAAGTGTAAAATGTTTACTTCAAAGCAAAAGCGATAACGCAAATATCTATGTTCAATTTTCAATCAGTAGAACACAAGTTTTCAAAAGAAAAACGGGTTTTATAATCGATGCTAAAGATTGGAACGGCAAAGCACCAATACAAAAAACTCAAGAACTAAAAGCTTTAAAATCAAAGCTGGACAAATTGGCCACATTTATAAATGATGCTCACAATGACACGGTAAGCACAGGAATAGAATTTACAGGCGATTGGTTACAACTTCAAATTGATTTCTATAATAAAAAAACGCCCGTTTTAGAATTGGACGTTATGACTACTTACATACAAAAGTATATTGACGAAGCACCCTATAAACAAAATGCAAAAAAAGAACTTGGATTAAGTAAAGGACGTATTCAAAACTTGAAGCTATTCAAAAGCACGGTTTTAAAATATGAAGCCGAAGCACTTAAAAGCAAAAGCATTTTGATAAGAAACATAAATTTAAAGTTTGTTGAACAATATAAAAACTGGATGTTTGGCAAAGGATATTCCACAAATTATGTAGGTAAAAATATTGCGAACATTAGAACTATTTGCCTCGATGCTTCTAAAAATGATATTGAAACCTCAACACAGATTAAAAATATTAAAGGTATTTCAGAAAGCCGTGAACCTGAAGACATTGTTTTTTTAAGTGAAGACGAACAAGAAGCAATAAAAAATGCACCGCTTATTAGAGAGGCACTTATAAACGCCCGTAAATGGTTATTATTAGGTTGTTTGATTGGCCAGCGTGGAGGCGATTTACTGAACATTACCGACAAAAACATTAAAGAGTTAAACGGTATGAAAATAATTGAATTGAAGCAACAGAAAACAGGCAAACTTGTTGCAATTCCTTTACTACCTGAAGCGGTTGAAATAATCGAAAGCGGTTTACCTTATAAAATATCATTAGTACATTTTAACGAACATATTAAAGACGTTTGTTTAGAAGCTGGATTGACTGAACCAACCAAAGGACGTAAAAAAACAAAGTATAACAAGCCAACTACTAAAGGCGTGTACCCTAAACACGAAGTTATTAGCAGTCACATTTGCAGACGTTCGTTTGCTACTAATTTTTACGGACGTATTCCAACACCCGTACTAATGAATATAACGGCTCACGGAACTGAAAGAATGTTTTTATCGTATATCGGTAAAACCACGTACGATAATGCTTATCAAATGTTAGATTATTTTAGTAAGTTAGCACCTAAAGAAAAAACACCGCCTCAAATGGAGGTTGTACATAACACAGGCACTAAATAA
- a CDS encoding DUF4252 domain-containing protein, which yields MKPVYSIALFFSLFLFSCNQEPTLQKYFVENTDNKNFIALDVSSDILNMDQTQLSSEQKTALQSFDKMNVLAFKLNGKNKVQFEVERAKVNLILKDKKYQQLMKFGSGKEGASVSYVGSDEHIEEFVFFANKKETGFAVIRVLGKDMNPTNIMTMMQVIQKSNIALEQLKPLQQLIK from the coding sequence ATGAAACCTGTTTATAGTATTGCGCTATTCTTTAGCTTGTTTCTGTTCAGTTGCAATCAAGAACCTACATTGCAGAAATACTTTGTAGAAAATACAGATAACAAGAATTTTATTGCTTTAGATGTTTCGTCAGATATACTGAATATGGATCAAACACAATTGTCATCAGAGCAAAAAACAGCACTACAATCTTTTGATAAGATGAATGTGTTGGCCTTTAAACTCAATGGTAAAAACAAAGTACAATTTGAAGTGGAGCGTGCTAAAGTAAACCTGATTCTGAAAGATAAAAAATACCAGCAGCTGATGAAATTTGGATCTGGAAAAGAAGGAGCTTCAGTAAGTTATGTAGGTTCTGATGAGCATATTGAAGAGTTTGTTTTTTTTGCTAATAAAAAAGAAACAGGTTTTGCTGTCATACGCGTTTTGGGTAAAGACATGAATCCCACAAATATCATGACCATGATGCAGGTCATTCAAAAATCAAATATTGCTTTAGAACAACTCAAACCTTTGCAACAACTAATAAAATAG
- a CDS encoding DUF4252 domain-containing protein, with the protein MKKFLITLVVVLVSSPFFAQAAFDKFDGQDDVTSIIVNKKMFDLMSKVKVDASDKETQQYLNLIKKLDNLKVFTTKNTRVEGEMKIAADRYVKSAGLEELMRVNDSGKNIKILVKSGAKDSQIRELLMFIEGAKNDDTVLMSLTGDFDLSEISVLTDKMRIPGGDDLKKATKGKK; encoded by the coding sequence ATGAAAAAATTTTTAATAACGTTAGTAGTAGTTTTAGTTTCAAGTCCATTTTTTGCTCAGGCTGCATTCGATAAATTCGATGGACAAGATGATGTCACCTCAATCATTGTCAATAAAAAAATGTTTGATTTAATGAGTAAAGTAAAAGTGGATGCTTCCGATAAAGAGACACAACAATACCTTAATTTGATAAAAAAATTAGATAACCTAAAAGTCTTTACAACTAAAAATACCAGAGTGGAAGGCGAGATGAAAATTGCCGCTGACAGGTATGTAAAATCAGCAGGTCTGGAAGAGTTAATGCGTGTAAATGATAGTGGAAAAAACATTAAAATTTTAGTTAAATCTGGTGCAAAAGATTCTCAAATAAGAGAGTTGTTAATGTTTATTGAAGGTGCTAAAAATGATGATACGGTTTTAATGTCATTAACAGGGGATTTTGATTTAAGTGAAATCTCAGTACTTACGGATAAAATGCGAATTCCTGGAGGGGATGATTTGAAGAAAGCAACTAAAGGTAAAAAGTAA
- a CDS encoding RNA polymerase sigma factor — MNQYEFVQLISPFKDKVFRLAKRLLISTEEAEDATQEVWVKLWNKNKSLDGFTSIEAFAMTMTKNYCLDQLKSKRAGNIKLVHTNFTDSEPGLYKKIEDIDSLNWVEKIINQLPEQQRILIQMRDIEQYEFAAIAEIVNMNETAIRVALSRARKTIRESMIKTHSYGIK; from the coding sequence ATGAACCAATATGAGTTTGTGCAGCTAATCAGTCCATTTAAAGATAAAGTCTTTCGACTGGCAAAGCGATTGCTCATAAGTACTGAAGAAGCTGAAGATGCCACTCAAGAAGTTTGGGTTAAATTATGGAATAAAAATAAAAGTTTAGATGGCTTTACTAGTATAGAAGCTTTTGCAATGACAATGACAAAAAATTATTGTTTGGATCAATTGAAGTCAAAAAGAGCGGGGAATATTAAATTAGTTCATACTAATTTTACAGATAGTGAGCCAGGTTTATATAAAAAAATAGAAGATATTGACAGTCTGAATTGGGTTGAAAAAATAATAAACCAATTGCCGGAACAACAACGGATATTAATACAAATGCGGGATATTGAACAATATGAGTTTGCTGCAATTGCTGAAATAGTAAACATGAATGAAACTGCTATTCGCGTAGCGCTTTCAAGAGCAAGGAAAACGATAAGAGAAAGCATGATAAAAACGCACAGCTATGGAATTAAATAA
- a CDS encoding S41 family peptidase, translating into MKKSFLLTLLLFFGILTFQSCQDNDDVAAPVNLDVQDFIWKGLNQYYLWQADVPNLADDRFPTQVELNTFLKGYPVPENLFNALRVDKTIDRFSWIVSDYLELEGALQGTTKNDGVDFGLSYKPGSSTEIFGYVRYIIANSDASNKAIKRGDMFTAVNGTQLTISNYQTLLAADSYTLNMADYNGTTIVANGKSVALTKTVLSENPILINKVITSGSHQIGYLMYNGFYANYDTQLNDAFATLKSQGITDLVLDLRYNGGGSVQTATRLASMITGQFTGQVFAKQQWNAKINAYFESENPAALINSFTDKIGTTAINSLNMTKIYILTTKSTASASELVINGLKPHISMVQIGDVTTGKNVGSVTLYDSPTFGTENRNPNHRYAMQPIVLKIVNSDGFGDYYNGLTPTYALKETISSFGVLGDTAEPLLSTAIGKITGTARMLKQSTGKDFNYFKDAKSIDGLQNQMYLEKAPEGLLKALK; encoded by the coding sequence ATGAAAAAATCATTCCTACTTACGCTTTTATTATTCTTTGGTATTCTTACTTTCCAATCTTGCCAAGATAACGATGATGTTGCCGCACCAGTAAATTTAGATGTTCAGGATTTTATCTGGAAAGGATTAAATCAATACTATTTATGGCAAGCTGACGTACCTAATTTAGCTGACGACCGGTTTCCAACTCAAGTCGAATTGAATACTTTTTTGAAAGGATATCCTGTTCCTGAAAATTTATTTAATGCACTTAGAGTCGATAAAACCATCGATCGATTCAGTTGGATTGTAAGCGATTATTTAGAACTGGAAGGAGCGCTTCAAGGAACAACTAAAAATGATGGTGTCGATTTTGGTTTAAGTTATAAGCCAGGAAGCTCTACTGAGATATTTGGCTATGTACGTTATATTATTGCAAATTCAGATGCTTCTAATAAAGCCATCAAGCGTGGTGATATGTTCACTGCCGTAAATGGTACTCAACTTACCATAAGTAATTACCAAACTCTATTAGCTGCTGATAGTTACACATTAAATATGGCCGACTATAATGGAACGACAATTGTTGCCAATGGAAAATCAGTAGCATTGACAAAAACCGTTTTATCCGAAAATCCAATTTTAATCAATAAGGTAATAACCTCTGGCTCTCATCAAATAGGATATTTAATGTACAACGGCTTTTATGCTAATTATGATACGCAATTAAATGATGCTTTTGCTACTCTAAAATCCCAAGGAATTACTGACTTGGTTTTAGATTTACGCTACAATGGCGGTGGCTCTGTTCAGACCGCTACCCGATTAGCGAGCATGATTACAGGTCAATTTACGGGTCAAGTCTTTGCTAAGCAACAATGGAATGCTAAAATCAATGCTTATTTCGAATCCGAAAACCCAGCAGCTTTAATCAATAGCTTCACAGACAAAATTGGAACTACAGCTATCAATAGCCTGAACATGACTAAAATCTACATCCTAACGACCAAAAGTACTGCATCAGCAAGTGAATTAGTTATAAACGGACTTAAACCCCATATCAGTATGGTGCAAATTGGTGATGTGACAACCGGAAAAAATGTTGGATCAGTTACACTATATGATTCCCCTACTTTTGGCACTGAAAACAGAAACCCAAACCACAGATATGCCATGCAGCCTATTGTATTAAAAATCGTAAATTCAGATGGATTTGGTGATTATTATAATGGCTTAACACCTACTTACGCCCTAAAAGAAACTATAAGTAGTTTTGGCGTTCTTGGTGATACAGCAGAACCTTTATTAAGCACTGCAATAGGTAAAATTACCGGAACAGCTAGAATGCTTAAACAAAGTACAGGAAAAGATTTTAATTATTTTAAAGATGCAAAATCTATTGATGGGTTACAAAACCAAATGTACCTAGAAAAAGCACCTGAAGGTCTTTTGAAAGCTTTGAAATAA
- a CDS encoding N-acetylmuramoyl-L-alanine amidase: MKNLKKIFLIAIIIISFSFISSKPLEPKKINIVIDASHGGNDYGVISNSITEKQIVEQVSNKIKSLNSNVMIHLTRSDDTFLSYEERANFINKLKPDLVLSLHVNSSLNNKTSGLELYVSKETEFFEKSNEIATRLQDKFSKDTNLKLSGIKTGPFYILKRSDVPAVIVELGYLTNENDKKYLIDDKEQNKIAKSISEFISEMK, encoded by the coding sequence ATGAAAAATTTAAAAAAAATATTTTTAATAGCAATAATAATTATTTCTTTTTCATTTATAAGTTCTAAACCATTAGAACCAAAAAAAATAAATATTGTTATTGATGCAAGTCATGGTGGGAATGATTATGGAGTCATCTCTAATTCTATTACTGAAAAACAAATTGTAGAACAAGTATCTAACAAAATTAAGTCTTTAAATAGTAATGTTATGATTCATCTGACAAGATCAGATGACACCTTTTTATCCTATGAAGAACGCGCTAATTTCATAAATAAACTTAAACCTGATTTGGTTTTATCCCTTCATGTAAATTCAAGCTTAAATAATAAAACATCTGGCTTAGAATTATATGTTTCAAAAGAAACTGAGTTTTTTGAAAAATCAAATGAAATTGCAACAAGGCTGCAAGACAAATTTTCAAAGGATACAAATTTGAAATTATCAGGTATAAAAACGGGCCCTTTCTACATTCTTAAAAGATCAGACGTACCAGCAGTAATTGTTGAACTTGGTTATTTAACTAATGAAAACGACAAAAAATACTTGATTGACGATAAGGAGCAAAATAAAATTGCTAAATCCATTTCAGAATTTATTTCCGAAATGAAATAA
- a CDS encoding TonB-dependent siderophore receptor, giving the protein MNKKFIRFSAIALLFAMNTYAQEQEPKQLDEVVVSDSKFALPKEKSGKVIVKITAEDLKKKSGQSVASILSTVAGVEINGNQSRNGKDLGLYIRGGRNHQVLILIDGVPVTDASGISLSYDLRLLPVEQIESIEIMKGASSTLYGSGAATGVINITLKKAGKKAIAGNAYMNIGTQTVAKKANYSVQDYNQGFVVNGGFEKVNYFASLNSTETTGISEAKPLNPNTKFENDAFSRVNSLVKIGFTPTKKLSLDFFANYDRMKNGFDAGSFADDLKNFSLSEQFRVGFTPKYKYNKGELVINTSANVINRDIFSYGSLFQAKSRSVNVDAFNKYEISSQLFVVTGAQFQFHEMSNVSQYDAITTEIAKFNMIDPYVTAVYNSGFGLNLNVGARYNMHSKYGNNLVYNVNPSYNFSESFKVLASYSTAFVTPSLYQLYSPYGDLNLSPEKDATAEAGFEVSLVNKKVVLNAVVFQREEQDAIGFDLMTYKYFNVNGKNKAKGLETMISYAFNDKVKFNANYTFTELEKQSRILNPKHKVNASVDVQAAPRLAFNVAYQFVSDRNFEYTTYPAPTFDPVLNSEVLKNYQLVNANVRYELIKNRLNVFGAVDNILDNDFIETRGYSTRGRNFKLGLNFLF; this is encoded by the coding sequence ATGAACAAAAAATTCATTCGCTTTAGTGCGATTGCATTGTTATTTGCAATGAACACGTATGCACAAGAACAAGAGCCAAAACAACTTGATGAGGTTGTTGTTTCCGATTCAAAATTTGCTTTGCCAAAAGAAAAATCAGGAAAAGTTATCGTCAAAATTACTGCTGAGGATTTGAAGAAAAAATCAGGACAATCAGTAGCTTCTATTTTAAGTACGGTAGCAGGTGTTGAAATTAATGGAAATCAGAGTCGTAATGGTAAAGATTTGGGACTTTACATTCGCGGAGGAAGAAATCATCAGGTTTTAATTTTGATTGATGGTGTTCCGGTAACAGATGCTTCAGGAATTAGCTTATCGTATGATTTGAGATTACTTCCAGTAGAGCAAATTGAAAGTATTGAGATTATGAAAGGTGCTTCAAGTACATTATACGGTTCTGGAGCAGCAACCGGTGTAATTAATATTACACTAAAAAAAGCAGGTAAAAAAGCGATTGCAGGAAATGCCTACATGAATATTGGTACACAGACAGTTGCTAAAAAAGCAAATTATAGTGTGCAAGATTACAACCAGGGTTTTGTTGTAAACGGTGGTTTTGAAAAAGTAAATTATTTTGCTTCTTTGAATAGTACCGAAACTACAGGAATTTCTGAAGCTAAACCATTGAATCCAAATACTAAATTTGAAAATGATGCTTTTTCAAGAGTGAATTCTTTAGTAAAAATTGGCTTTACGCCAACTAAAAAATTATCCTTGGATTTCTTTGCTAATTATGACCGAATGAAAAACGGTTTTGATGCAGGCTCATTTGCGGATGATCTTAAAAATTTTAGTCTTTCAGAGCAATTTAGAGTTGGTTTTACTCCAAAATACAAGTATAACAAAGGAGAATTGGTAATCAATACCAGCGCAAACGTAATCAACCGTGATATCTTTAGTTATGGCTCTTTATTTCAGGCTAAGTCAAGAAGTGTCAATGTTGATGCCTTTAATAAATATGAAATTTCATCTCAATTATTTGTGGTTACCGGAGCACAATTTCAGTTTCACGAAATGTCAAACGTGAGCCAGTATGATGCGATTACAACTGAGATAGCAAAATTCAATATGATTGATCCTTATGTAACGGCTGTTTATAATTCTGGTTTTGGATTAAATTTAAATGTAGGAGCCCGTTATAATATGCATAGCAAATACGGTAATAATTTAGTTTATAATGTTAATCCATCGTATAATTTTTCAGAATCATTTAAAGTATTAGCGTCTTACAGTACAGCATTTGTTACTCCAAGTTTGTACCAATTGTACTCTCCATACGGAGATTTGAATTTATCTCCAGAGAAAGATGCTACTGCCGAAGCTGGTTTTGAAGTAAGTTTAGTAAATAAAAAAGTAGTTTTGAATGCTGTTGTTTTTCAAAGAGAGGAGCAGGATGCTATAGGATTTGATTTGATGACTTACAAATATTTTAATGTAAATGGGAAAAACAAAGCCAAAGGTCTTGAGACAATGATTTCTTATGCTTTTAATGATAAAGTAAAATTCAATGCTAATTATACTTTTACGGAATTAGAAAAACAATCTCGTATCTTAAATCCAAAACACAAAGTAAATGCTTCTGTAGATGTTCAGGCTGCCCCTCGTTTAGCTTTTAATGTGGCGTACCAATTTGTGTCTGATAGAAATTTTGAGTACACAACATATCCGGCACCTACTTTTGATCCCGTTTTAAACTCAGAAGTTTTGAAAAATTACCAATTAGTAAATGCTAATGTTCGTTATGAATTAATCAAAAATAGATTGAATGTTTTTGGTGCAGTTGATAATATTTTGGATAATGATTTTATTGAAACCAGAGGGTATAGTACCAGAGGAAGAAATTTTAAACTTGGGTTGAATTTCTTATTCTAA
- the cobC gene encoding alpha-ribazole phosphatase, which translates to MEVYLVRHTETVCEKGICYGQSDVEIMEPYDVVFQSVLNQLPQDAKLYSSSLLRCVLLANYIKDNSEITAVNEDSRLMEMNFGDWEMKNWDVIPPDDFTPWMTDFVNVRVPNGESFTDLHNRVIDFMHNELQQTNSKPVIIVAHAGVIRSFLCKISDLPLKDAFQNKVDFGAVIKIEL; encoded by the coding sequence ATGGAAGTTTATTTAGTACGTCACACGGAAACGGTTTGCGAAAAAGGAATTTGTTATGGACAATCCGATGTGGAAATCATGGAACCTTATGATGTTGTTTTTCAGTCTGTTTTGAATCAATTACCTCAAGATGCAAAGCTATATTCCAGTTCTTTGCTTCGCTGTGTGCTTTTGGCAAATTACATCAAAGACAATTCAGAAATTACTGCTGTAAATGAAGATTCTCGTTTGATGGAAATGAATTTTGGCGATTGGGAAATGAAAAATTGGGATGTAATTCCACCGGATGACTTTACGCCTTGGATGACTGATTTTGTAAATGTTCGCGTGCCGAATGGAGAATCATTTACGGATTTACACAATAGAGTAATTGATTTTATGCATAATGAACTTCAGCAAACCAATTCAAAACCAGTTATTATTGTGGCACATGCAGGAGTGATACGTAGTTTTTTATGTAAAATTTCAGATTTGCCACTAAAAGACGCTTTTCAGAATAAAGTAGATTTTGGAGCTGTAATTAAAATTGAATTATAA